The following nucleotide sequence is from Corylus avellana chromosome ca7, CavTom2PMs-1.0.
gtcatttgttcttaaaatatgtgattctcacatgctacttttaataagagtaacataTGCATTATCAAAAATGTATGTAAAAATTATGTGCTTTACGGGCATATGTCAATTTACTAAAATCCTCCAACcgagtttggaagaaaactttgtccgtCAATAAATGTGTTTTTAACGGATACACAATATTATGTCAACTTCTTTGGTTGATGCATCCACCAAACAACAtgattatgtgttttttttttttttttttttttttttcttgggcaaAAACCATAACGAAAATGGTTCTAAATTTGCTGCAAAGCTCAACAAATttgatgataattttaaaactcaggTTGTGGAAAACTTGGTATTATAGTACTCGAGGCAAAAAGATACGTATCTATCCCTGGATTCACAAAATCCAAACCATGATACTAAAACATGAGGGTTGGGGGCATGAGAACATGGGAAACGATTTTCAATGACAACTTTGAAAAAGACAAACACAGAAAACAAAGGGAACTTACTTAGCATAATACATAAAAGGGGGCCGGGGGAGAGAGATagattaaaacttaaaagaaggCTGTAAAAGGCTCATTTGGTAGGCCTGAGTTCCTAACATGATGTCGGACTGCTAACTAATCTGATTACTCATACATCATTAACAAACTTAATAAGGCTGCCGCCGACCATGTGGCCGTGCACACTGCCCTCCTTGTGCCCCATTATCCGGGACTGCCAGATCATTCCCAGATGCACAAGTTCCTTTGCTACTGCCTAATTGTTAAGAGAAGAGATCCGGGTCCGAAGCCCCCAAGAAATGCGGGCATTTTACAGAATTTAAATCCTCAaaagattactttttttttctttttttttttgggagtctATACCCTGCCCCCATCTATTCGAGTTGTGATATGGTGGAACTCCCCAACAGAGAGGGCAGTGAGACCTGATTAGGCCGCAAGGCGTGAATTTTTTAGTAGGATGTGAAAAGCAGCTCTTGGAAGTACTGTGGGATTAGTCTATGTATGCTCTTAGCCCGCACCACGTATGGTCCGCAGGCTAAATTTGGGCATTTGGCCATTTGGGCTAATCTTATGCTCTCGACCGTGGCtctaatatcaaataatataaaCCTCAAATAAAATGCGTCTTTGATAACTAGCTTGTAAGCGGGGGTGTCCAAAAGCTTTTATGATTAGAATTGTAGTTAAGTAATATGAATAGTAACATAATCTTCAATTCTTCATATGGTCTCCAGGCTAAGATTGGGCAACTTGGGCTTATCTTCACAAAGAGGGTCACCTCTTTGTGAAGATAACCTGCATACCAATGAGGATCACCTCTactttcaaagaagaaaaaagagatggGTGCTTTGAATATTGGCTGGTAAAAGACAAAGCAAAAATAGACTTCAAAAACAGAGTGTAGAGATAAATCTAAGCATGTGAAATTAGGCATGCATCTTATGGATGCAATTCTCGTGTCAGTCCCATTCAGCTCTTGGTTCATCCCATAACTATCGCAAGTTCATGTAATCCACATCTCATAACATGCACTGCACAtgtaaaagaaaacaattgtCGATTCTGTTTTGTCTAATAGTAACgctaaaaattacacttttatctCACTGGTTGATATAACAATGCCATCAACctttagattattttttttaagggtttgaATAGTAGTGGGATAAAAACGTAGTTTCTAGCGTTACTCTTTTTCTTATAGTATTAAGAAATGTTGTAGGGGACAAATAAATGgttgaaaattatttataaagtaatgttatttagtaaactgttatatgACTGTTATACAACTAATATAatatgacagtgaaaatcaatacttgaaatttttttttctttaccaGTACTGATCATAGACTGATTTTCATTGTCGTTCCATCAAATTGTATGATAGTTCTATAATAGTCAACTAAATAGACTTACTCTTGTTAATTCGACAAGTTACATGAACAATCAAGAGGATCacaagcttaaaaatgaagtaacATAACAATCAAAGTTTTGACAAATCTAAATACATTAATGGTGTACATGTGACCATGACTTGCAAAGTTTGAAACCTTTTTGATAAACCTTTGAAGGGGGCCTTCATCACCTCTTGTGTACAAATTGATGCTATACAAAAATTGAAGTCCAATTATGAGATGCTGCCTTTGAACAAACAAATTGTAGCATATTGTACAAAGAATGGCGGCTTTCATTATCACACACTATTTATTCTACAATGTCCAAGCAGAATTAGGGATTCCTTGCTTTTGAAACCACTCAGGCATATGGAACCTTTCGTAGAGCACAGGTCTCACATCTTTCTGCTGAGAGAGGTGCTTTAGGAGTGGAAGTAGGACATCCAGAAGCTGGTCACCaagtaaaatgataaaataagtGGAGAGAAGATGATGGAATTAAAATGATATCAAATCCAAATCTTGGTACCTGTGTGTCATGTGGTTGCCCAGCAGTAAATGGAATGCATGGAATTCCATTCAGTGGCTGCAACAAGAAACTGAATGGATTGTTGTCAACAAGAACAACTCGGCATGGATTCTTTGATAGGCAGGAGAGATCCTTCACATGCTCCCTATACTCCCTGTAATTTTGCAGAATCAAAGGTTTTACCAAACTCAACCAAATTTACTTTGAGCTCAATGGACCTTTTGAACCTTCATTCTTCCAACCTTATAGCACTATTCACCCTAAAACCTCACACTTCACCAAAAGCTtggatttaatgaaaataatgaaaatgaaacttAAGTAGGACGAAGACAAAGGTGTTGAAGTGAGACATTGATACGATTTTTCAAAAGCAGCAAAAAGACAGGTataccaaataaaaattcacaTTAAGGTTCCCCGGTTATTGACTATGAATTACAAAAGGGAGGCTGGAGGAGGTGGAAGGGAGAGAGGACCAGAAAGGAAGGAAGCAGTACTTACGTGCTAATTGTTGAAGGCCGATAAAGTCGAAGACTAAATCGATTTTCCTTATCTATTCTGTCAACAAGCGGTCTAGCATAACCTGTGAGAATTCATAAAGATACCATTCATAAAAGAGCAAAGGGGAAAAATACAAGTGGGAAGGAAGTCTATAAATTTTAAGTAATAACCAACCTTCAAGACCAGCAGTAAACAGTACAAGATTAGCAAATTCACCAACTTCTTTTAAGAATTCTTCCAATCCCGGACGCTCAAAAACTGTAACGTAATTGACCTTAGGTTTTCCTTCACATTCCTTCAAATCTCAATATATAGATGTCAAGATATTTTCATATGAATCACTGTTATATAATCAACTAGATACAAAATGATTACTATGCAAAGCACCTTGTCTGAAGATATGCATTCGAGTTCGAACCATTTCAACCCA
It contains:
- the LOC132186786 gene encoding uncharacterized protein LOC132186786 yields the protein MPMTELTQAEVYSPRSLQVWRTLLNWFAFFFQIFYQILRALGHHPMLSSASSSSSSPSFKPLPVVELPDDDSPPTSAVEIPTAAPPDFDSDDRSEKLTVVLDLDETLVCAYETTSLPAVVRNQATEAGLKWFELECISSDKECEGKPKVNYVTVFERPGLEEFLKEVGEFANLVLFTAGLEGYARPLVDRIDKENRFSLRLYRPSTISTEYREHVKDLSCLSKNPCRVVLVDNNPFSFLLQPLNGIPCIPFTAGQPHDTQLLDVLLPLLKHLSQQKDVRPVLYERFHMPEWFQKQGIPNSAWTL